A stretch of DNA from Candidatus Gastranaerophilales bacterium:
TCCCCTTAAAGTAGGAAGTGTTTACAAAGCTTTTAAAATGCCCTTTTCCGCTTTTAAACGAGGAAGTAACTTCCCTCTTGTTTCGATTACCTAAAATGAGAATTCTCATTCTGTCTGTTATTTATATCATATAACTTCAAACCCTTTAAGTAGGAAGTTTTTGTGCGAATTTTTGCCCGATTTCTTGAAATTCATTTCAAAATGAAAAATAAATATGCTCAGGTAATCGAAAAATCAAAAATCAGGTAATCGAAGAACGAAATATTCGTTTAAATTTGGACACAAATCTTTAGCCTTCCCCCTAATTTTGGATAAAATGATAATTTTACCGTACGGGAAATATTAAATCGTTTTTGTGGCTTTTTATGCAAATATTACCGAGCGGTAAATTTAAAAAATAGTCAAATGTTTTAATTAATTATTAATCGGAGAATTTAAAAGCATTTCGCATTTGTTCTATTTCAGAACGCTTTATGCCAAATGACTTTGCAATGTTTTCCCAATCGTTTACTAGAACCTGCATTTCTTTTACAATCGCATTTGCTTCATCATCTTTTATATCAAAATAATAAGCAACATCAAGTGCGGAATCGATATTTGCAGAATTATCATTTTCTGAAATAAATGTTGTTAAAGTCCCGGCACTTTGAGGATTAGGGTTGATGTCATAAACAGGGGACAACCTCCATCCCATTTCTGAGTCATATAAAAACCCGTGATTTCTCAAGTGATCGTCAGTATTTGAAATCATTATAGAAAAGACTATTCTCTTCCATAATTCTTTTAAGTCTGCTTTTGGATTAGAACCATTCATTCTTATTACATCTGCAATCTCCAAATAGCTATAATGTCTTTCGTCATTATCAATTGCATTTAACATGCTCATAGCTGATAAGAACGGGATTCTTATCTGTCCGATTCTATCGAATCTTTTCATTATTATCACGTCTTTATTACTGATTTTTTCTAAGTTCCATTCTTGAGTATTGAGCCCTGCCTTTTTTGCCAAAGTTAGTGCAACTGCCTCCCATAAAACTAAATTGTGAGTGTCGCTGCTTTTGGGGAATTTCGCAATGCAAAGATTCCCTTGCTTATCAATAACTGATGCTTTAGGTCTTGCCCCACCTAAAGAAGAACCCGGTGCAAGCAAAAGTTTTATGTCCTCAAAATTTTCATTGTCATTTTCAATATTCTCCGCCGCCGCCAATAATTTTTTTATATCAACCAATGGCGGTATCGGGTCGGCATTTTTTGTTGTTAAAAATTCGCCACTCGCAGCATCTTTAAATCTTAAAGCACCTTGTCTTGTTAAATCATTTACCCCAAGTAAATAATCAATTTCATTTAGTGTTTTAGATGCGCGACCTTCTTCTTTTGCAAGTTTAGACTCATATCTTCGCATTAAAATTCGCCCCCAAGTATCAGGAGCAGAATCTCCAAATGCACCGAATATTTTTATCCCTTGCCTTGTGGTTTGTTTCCCTTTGCCTAAAAACAAATTAGGCTCAAGAGAAAATGATTCTTTTCTGGCTAACCATTCATTTGCATATTCAAATGTAGACGTTTCTTTGCCATTCTTAAAATGGGACCACATTTCGCCAACGAAAAAATCTTCGCCTTTTATATTTATATATACAAATACTTTTTTATCAGCCATAGTTAATCATCAGCTTTCTTGTTTTTTATAACGAACCCTTTTGGGCAAGTTTTCACTTTCTAATATTTTCCCTACTTCGTCTTTGTCGGGGTTTGCAATTTCATAAATATTTTCTACTAAACCTAATACAAATAAAACTTTTGCATAAATACCCATTGAAACAGTTACACTTCCCTTTTCAACTTTAGATAAAGTGTCTGTTTTTATACCTGCACGTTCTGCGACAAGCTTCATCGTGAGTCGGCGCTTTATTCTTGCTTCTTTTAAATTAGCGCCGAATGTTTTTAAAGCTTTTTGTACAGGGATTGGAATAACTGTTGTCTTTTTCATTTTAAACCCCTTTATGGTGGTTATTATATTATTTAATATACACTATAATGGGTTTTATTTCAAGTACACTGATAAAAGATTTAACATGAATTTTATTGTTTCAGAAAGAACACACTTCCCCCAAATCGGTTCCAATTTGAGAATGAACGATTTATCATTCACAACAAGCGGATTGCGAGCAGAGGCTGAAGGGCTCGGAGTAGTCCGAGACCGAAACGCCGTTTAATGCGAGCAACCAAGTTGAGGAATCAAGATATGGCAAACATTAATAATATTAATACAGAAAACACTTGGCTTGATGTTGAGACGGTTGCAAAGTTGAAAAATATCAGCAAGCGAGGAATTCGACTTTCGCTCAATCAAGACAAATACGAATACAAGGTTGAAAAAGTCAGAGGCGGAAAAACATATAAAATTAAACTGAGTTCACTCGAGGAAGAATATCAAATTAAATACATTAAAGAATATTATAACGATTTAACTTATGTAGATGGCGAAATTATAGAATTACAAAATTTAAATATTAAGCAGGAAAAATTAATCTCCCAAGTTCAAAAACAAAGAGCACTTGCAAAATACGATATAGTAATGTGCTGGCTTGAGTTTAGAAGAAGTTACAAAAAGAATAAAATTGAAAAAGCTAACTCCGACAAGAAATTCGTTGAACTATACAACACAGGAATTCTTCACGAAAACATTTTTAAAACCTTGGGTAGAATATCATTTGGCTCATTATACAGATGGCGGTCGCTGATTAAATTCAGTGATGATTGGACGGCTTTAGTCGGACAGTACAAATATTCAACAAGCAAAGAATACAACACATCATTAAATGAAGAACAAGTCAAAATATTTTTAAAAATACTTTTATCCCCTAATTCATTTTCTATAGGAAAATCCATAAGCCTCACAAAACATATATTGTCAGAGCGAGGCTATGAAATTCTACCAAAAGATGTAACTTTCAGAAGATACGCAGAGTGGTTCAGAGATGCAAATTACGACAAATGGATACTCGCCAGAGAAGGTCAAAAAGCACTAAAAGATAAAGTTGAACCCTATATCGTCCGAAACGCAAGCCTTTTAAAAACGGGGCAAGTTTTAATTGCCGATGGACACACACTGAATTTCCAAGTTATAAACCCATTCACAGGAAGACCTTGCCGAGCAACACTGCTCGGCTTTTTAGACTGGAAATCGGGAGGGCTTGTCGGCTACGATATAATGCTCGAAGAATGTACCCAAAATATTGCATCAGCACTTCGAAACGCAATATTGAATTTGGACCACGTTCCAGATTTTGTTTATCAGGATAACGGCAGAGCCTTTAAAAGCAAGTTTTTTAATGGGGACAAAAAGTTTGAAGAATTAGGATTTACAGGGATTTATCAAAAGTTAGGAATAAAACCTGTTTACGCTGTTCCTTACAACGCCAGAGCAAAAGTAATTGAAAGATTCTTCCTCGATTTTCAAGAGGGGTTTGAAAAACTTATGCCAAGTTATATAGGCACAAGCATCGAGAATAAACCTGCTTACATGAAAAGGAATGAAAAATTACACAGGGCACTGCACGAAAAGAACCATTTTATTCCGACTATTGAGCAGGCAATGGGGTTAATAAACGAATGGTTAAAGTATAAACACGCACAGCCCTGCACCAACGCTGAAGGTAAAACAATTCAAGAAGTGCTTGATGATGTGGAAAAGCAAAACATATGCGAGAAACAGCTTGATGATTTAATGTTGGCACAAGAGGTTAAACACATCGGCAGAAACGGTATCAGGTTCTTAAAAGCAGATTACTTCGATGAGGCTCTTTACGGAGTCAAGGGGCAAGCCATTATCAAATACAGTTTATCAAATTTGAGATATATAAAAGTTTATTCAATAAAAGGTGAATTTATCTGCCGAGCCGACAGGGTAACAGAAACCCATCCGCTCGCAGTACAGATGGGCGATATCAATGACATTGAAGATTTTAAACACAAAATCGAAAAGCAACAAAAGCTTAGAAGAAAAACTATAAAAGCAGTCAAAGAACATTTCAAACTTGATGACCTTGAACTTATCGAAAAGGAATTGGTTAATAAAATGCTTATTAAGGATAATTTAAACTTGCCTAAAAAAGTTGCAACGGAAACAAAATTAATCCCAAAAGTAAAAACTTCAATTGTTGCTCGCCCGATATTTAAATCAAATTTTGAAAGATACGATTGGCATATGAAATACGGTTGTATATCGCAGGACGACAGAACTTGGCTTGCTAGCTATATAAAATCAGAAGAGTACAAAGAAATATATGAAATATAAGGAGGTAAAATGAAACGAGTTTTTGTAAAAACTAAAAATGTAAAAAACTTTATCACTATGATGAATAACTTACAGCAAAGGGCTGATGGGGTCCCAGGGATGGGGCTTTTGTATGGTGAACCAGGGCTTGGAAAAACTCAAGCCGTAAACTGGTGGGCAATGAAAAATGATGCAATTGTCGTCAGGTGCAGTAACTTGATGTCAGTGCGGTGGCTTTTATCAGAAGTAGTAGAAGAGCTTGGGGAAATGCCTTATTATTCAACGGCAGAGAGTTTCAAACTGATTGTTCAAAAACTTATAAACGAACCTCGGATAATTATTTTTGATGAGATTGATTACCTGACAAGTGAACATAATGTGATTGAAACTATAAGGGATATTCACGATAAAACTAATGTCCCGGTTGTTCTTGTCGGTATGGCACAAGCAAACACTCGTTTGATTCGCTACAAACACCTCTATGACAGAATATCTGAAATAGTTAGATTTGAACCTTTTACAAAAGGTGATTTAAATCAAATTTTAAAAGAACTTGCAGAGGTTGAACTCACCGACTGTGCCATAAAATTTATTCATTCAAAAACAAATCGTTTCAGGCAAATTGTGAAAATTATAAATAAAGCTGAGATTTTGGCAAAGGCTAACGGACTGACTACAATTGACGAAATTATTCTTAAGGAGGTGGTTAAAGATGAAACAACAGATAGCGAAGCTATTGAAGCGTCAAACTAAGTTAAAATTTGATGAACTTTTAATTCTTTCAGAACTTGAAGAAGGCGAATTAGAGAAAATTCTTCAGAATCTTATTTCTGAAGAAATCATTAAAAAAGTCGGCGATGAATATGTCTATATTCTTCCTTTAATTGCTGAAGCACATAAAAAAAGTAAAAAGAAAAATAAATTAAAAAAATATAATTCGATAAAAAGGGACTTGAGAGCTTTTTCAACTGAAATCCCCAAAAAAGAAAAAGTTTTCAGGAATGAAAAAGAAATTGAGCAATTTAATTCAATACCTGATTATGCAAAAAAATTCGTTTTCAAATATCTTACTTTAATGAAAGCCGCAGGAGGTTTGGGCGGTAAGGCATTGCAATTATTCTTGAAGAATTTTGCAGAAAATAACCCTGGCTACAAGGTAAGCTACTCTTCTTTCATGAGGGCGAAAAGAGATTATGCAAGATATGGCATTGCTGGAATAATTCCAGATTACAGCAGTAAAATTCCATTGGCCACCACGGATGAAGAATACGCAATATTTAAAAAATTATACCTTACTCCTGATAGTAGAAGTCTAGCAAGCTGTTTAAAGCTAATGAAAGAACAAGGAGTATTTGGAGATAGAATAATTATTCCAACAGAAAATACTTTTAAAAGAAGATTGCTCAAAGATTTTTCACTTGAAGAAATAAGACAAATTCGCACAAAGTATCTTTTTCTCCCTGAAGAGTTTTTGGAAGAACAGAAGGATGGTGTTCAAAAAAAGAAGATTCAAAAAACGAAAAATATTGAATTTATGAACTGTAAAAACCTGCTTCAGGCAAGTGAATTGTTTCTTAAATCTGATAACTACTATTCAATCACTGACGCAGGACAGAAGAATATTCAATCGGTCCTTAACAAGCATCTACTGCCCTTTTTTAAGGATATAGATTTGGCTGATATTACTGATGATATTATTGAAAAATTCAAAATTCAAAAAACTTCAGAAGGTTATCGTCCTGCGAGTATTTCAATGTTTTTAAATCTCATGCAGAAGTTAGTCTCCAGATATTCAAAAGTCAAAGTCAAAAATTATTACAATGATCCCCAGGTGGTAAATACTCTTTTGATTTTGAATGCAGAAGAAATGGCAGAATTGCTGAATAAAGCAAAAAACTCCGATCTATATACCCCATTGCTCTTAATCTTCTGCTTGGGGCTATCTTTGCCCGAAGTAAAGGCTTTAACTGCCGAGGATATAGATTTAAAATCAAATAAAATCGCTATAAGTAAGATTTTGGGAATTAATGGGGTGCAAAAATATCGAACCAAATACCAAATAAGAGAAATTTTTATTCCACAATCATTAAGAAAAATCTTAAAAATGCTGACATCAAAGGATTTTGAAAAATTTAAAAAAATTACTGATGCTGAGCTAAAAAAGTTATCAAATAGGAATATAACCTTTCTTGACCTACAAAACAGCAGTATTAATAATTTAATACGGAACAATATTCCTCTGAACTTAATCACAAAGCAAATCGGGTTAGCAAGCACGGATGAATTTATTAAAAAATACGGTACCTTTATTGATGAAAAAGCTTTGGAGAAATTTGATTTTATCTCCCAACTTTTTACATAAAAAGTATGGCACTTTTATGTAAAAAACTTCAAAACTAATCGAACAAAAAATAACCCAGTAGACCCTTTTCAACTTTATATTAAAATTTAGGGGCAGTGGTGGTAGCCCGAATTGAGATTCGGGAAATATGCTACTTGAAAAATTAATCAAAATACATTTTTCTGCACGACTTTTTGCAACATGAGCTGCATTTTACGCACGACTTTTTTGATTTAAATATTTCTTATCCATACATCCCGTTCGGGAATATTCACTTGACTTTTTAATAAAATCGGTTACAATGTTACTGTACGGTAACAAGGTTAAAATCCTTGTAATTTCAAAGGAATAGCCAATGATTATAAAAAAAGTTGAAGATATTGCACAAATTATCAAAGAAGCAAGAATTAAGCAAGATTTAACACAAGTAAAATTGGCACAGCTCTGCGGTGTTGGAACACGTTTTATAATCGATTTAGAAAAGGCAAAACCGACTTGTCAGATAGATAAAATATTAAAAGTAGTAGTCGGGCTTGGAATAAAATTAAGTGGCGAATAATAGAGTTAGAAAATTATCGGTAAGATTATACGGAAAAGAAGTCGGCATTCTTGAAGAACGCTTAGGCAAAATGCGTTTTAAATATAATGAAGATGCGACAGTTCCTTTATCTTTAAGCCTGCCGATTAAAACGACAGCATATTCTGAAAAAGCTTGCAAGGGTTATTTCGGAGGCTTGTTACCTGAAAGTGCAGATATAAGAAAAATTATTGGAATGCAAAATAAAATTAATGCCAATAATGATTTTGCAATGCTCGGAGCAATAGGAAAAGATTGCGCCGGTGCAGTCTCGTTCCATGGAATTGAAGAAGCTGAGCGCGATGAAAAAGATTTATTGATTGATGGTGATGTTTTATCTGAGGACGAGCTAGAAGAACATATTTTAAGTTTACCTAGAAAACCTTTATCTTCCGGTAGAAAATTATCCTTAGCCGGTGCTCAACAAAAAACTGCTGTTAGTATAATTAATGGTAAAATTGCGCTTGCTAAAGAAGGAAGCCCGACCACTCATATTTTAAAACCTGCAATGAAAGAATTTAAGCAAACTGTTGCTAATGAATATATTTGTATGAAGGCTGCAAAGGCTTGCGGACTTTTAGCGCCGAATGTAGAAATGAAAAAAATTAACTCAACTGAATTCTTTTTAATAGAACGATATGATAGGGTTATCCAAGGAAACAAAATAAAACGACTTCAACAAGAAGACTTCACGCAATCATTAGGAGTATGGTCAGATAATAAATATGACGTAACTATTAAAGACTGCGAAAAAGTGTTGATGATGCTCTCAAGACCAGCAATAAGTAAAGCCCAGTTTGTTGAGTATGTTATTTTTAATTATTTAATAGGCAATTGCGATGCGCATGGCAAGAACTTTTCGGTGTTATATAAAGAAAATGGAGATCTTGAATTAACGCCAATTTATGATGTTTTATGCACTTCTATATATGAAGAGTTAGATTCATTTATGGCGATGAAAA
This window harbors:
- a CDS encoding helix-turn-helix domain-containing protein, giving the protein MIIKKVEDIAQIIKEARIKQDLTQVKLAQLCGVGTRFIIDLEKAKPTCQIDKILKVVVGLGIKLSGE
- a CDS encoding helix-turn-helix transcriptional regulator; the protein is MKKTTVIPIPVQKALKTFGANLKEARIKRRLTMKLVAERAGIKTDTLSKVEKGSVTVSMGIYAKVLFVLGLVENIYEIANPDKDEVGKILESENLPKRVRYKKQES
- a CDS encoding transposase family protein; this encodes MANINNINTENTWLDVETVAKLKNISKRGIRLSLNQDKYEYKVEKVRGGKTYKIKLSSLEEEYQIKYIKEYYNDLTYVDGEIIELQNLNIKQEKLISQVQKQRALAKYDIVMCWLEFRRSYKKNKIEKANSDKKFVELYNTGILHENIFKTLGRISFGSLYRWRSLIKFSDDWTALVGQYKYSTSKEYNTSLNEEQVKIFLKILLSPNSFSIGKSISLTKHILSERGYEILPKDVTFRRYAEWFRDANYDKWILAREGQKALKDKVEPYIVRNASLLKTGQVLIADGHTLNFQVINPFTGRPCRATLLGFLDWKSGGLVGYDIMLEECTQNIASALRNAILNLDHVPDFVYQDNGRAFKSKFFNGDKKFEELGFTGIYQKLGIKPVYAVPYNARAKVIERFFLDFQEGFEKLMPSYIGTSIENKPAYMKRNEKLHRALHEKNHFIPTIEQAMGLINEWLKYKHAQPCTNAEGKTIQEVLDDVEKQNICEKQLDDLMLAQEVKHIGRNGIRFLKADYFDEALYGVKGQAIIKYSLSNLRYIKVYSIKGEFICRADRVTETHPLAVQMGDINDIEDFKHKIEKQQKLRRKTIKAVKEHFKLDDLELIEKELVNKMLIKDNLNLPKKVATETKLIPKVKTSIVARPIFKSNFERYDWHMKYGCISQDDRTWLASYIKSEEYKEIYEI
- a CDS encoding HipA domain-containing protein — translated: MADKKVFVYINIKGEDFFVGEMWSHFKNGKETSTFEYANEWLARKESFSLEPNLFLGKGKQTTRQGIKIFGAFGDSAPDTWGRILMRRYESKLAKEEGRASKTLNEIDYLLGVNDLTRQGALRFKDAASGEFLTTKNADPIPPLVDIKKLLAAAENIENDNENFEDIKLLLAPGSSLGGARPKASVIDKQGNLCIAKFPKSSDTHNLVLWEAVALTLAKKAGLNTQEWNLEKISNKDVIIMKRFDRIGQIRIPFLSAMSMLNAIDNDERHYSYLEIADVIRMNGSNPKADLKELWKRIVFSIMISNTDDHLRNHGFLYDSEMGWRLSPVYDINPNPQSAGTLTTFISENDNSANIDSALDVAYYFDIKDDEANAIVKEMQVLVNDWENIAKSFGIKRSEIEQMRNAFKFSD
- a CDS encoding AAA family ATPase, whose translation is MKRVFVKTKNVKNFITMMNNLQQRADGVPGMGLLYGEPGLGKTQAVNWWAMKNDAIVVRCSNLMSVRWLLSEVVEELGEMPYYSTAESFKLIVQKLINEPRIIIFDEIDYLTSEHNVIETIRDIHDKTNVPVVLVGMAQANTRLIRYKHLYDRISEIVRFEPFTKGDLNQILKELAEVELTDCAIKFIHSKTNRFRQIVKIINKAEILAKANGLTTIDEIILKEVVKDETTDSEAIEASN
- a CDS encoding type II toxin-antitoxin system HipA family toxin produces the protein MANNRVRKLSVRLYGKEVGILEERLGKMRFKYNEDATVPLSLSLPIKTTAYSEKACKGYFGGLLPESADIRKIIGMQNKINANNDFAMLGAIGKDCAGAVSFHGIEEAERDEKDLLIDGDVLSEDELEEHILSLPRKPLSSGRKLSLAGAQQKTAVSIINGKIALAKEGSPTTHILKPAMKEFKQTVANEYICMKAAKACGLLAPNVEMKKINSTEFFLIERYDRVIQGNKIKRLQQEDFTQSLGVWSDNKYDVTIKDCEKVLMMLSRPAISKAQFVEYVIFNYLIGNCDAHGKNFSVLYKENGDLELTPIYDVLCTSIYEELDSFMAMKIGKTNIINKVTIKDWRTFAKQLDINPSFVEGTLSKQSKKLPIELEKIVKNVNLEIGYGILEFVTKNCLRVQSKLSV